The genome window GGCGTACGGGACTTTTTCCTCGAGCATCGTATCCACCTCGTCAATGAACTTCCACGCGGCGCGAATTTGCAGGCCGGGCAACAGCGCCTGCATCCGCAAATGATCTTCCTCATTGATCATCACGGAGAGCGTTTCCGCACGATTGAGCACCAAGCCGCTGCCGGTGTTTTTGGCGGCGTGCTCCTGACTGATCAAATGGCGTTCCACGAGGATGGTCTTATCCAGCGCGGTGAGGTTGTCCATGGTTTCGACGAAGGCATCCGCCATGGGCGGCAAGGCGGCCACTGTGGGTTGCAACAGTTCGAGCGCCTTCAGCCGTTCCGGCTTTTTCGCCCAACCCGGAAACGGCAAATCCTTGAGATTACGCGCCAGGCGCACCCGGCTGGAAATAACGATTCGGTCGTGCGGCCCCCGCTGCCGCGTGGTTTCCGCCGGCGGAATGAGAAACTCGTGCAGGTTCATGGTTGTTTGGCCTTGAGTTGCTTGAGTTCATCCCGCAAACGCGCGGCCTCTTCAAAATTCTCCAGTGCCACCGCTTCTTCAAGGCGTTTGCCCAGTTGTTTGATGCGTTCGCCCGGATCGGTCTTGCCGCGCAAGGCCTGCGGCGCCTTGCCCACATGCCGCGTCCCTTTGTGCATGCTTTTGAGCAGGCTTTCCAAGCCTTCGGAAAATGCCTGGTAACATTCGGAACAGCCAAACCGCCCGGCTTTCTTGAAGTCCGCCTGCGTGAAGCCGCATTTGGGGCAGCGCCCTTCCCCGCCCGCCACGGCCTGCTGCATCTCGCTGGAGGCCCCCAAACCCAGCAGTAAATCCGCCAGCGAGAAACCGGCGGGATCATTGATCCCCTTCTCCTTGGCGCAGTCTTCGCAAAAATCCCCCTTCTGC of Verrucomicrobiota bacterium contains these proteins:
- a CDS encoding UvrB/UvrC motif-containing protein; the encoded protein is MLCCICKTKQATVHLTQIVEDKVQKGDFCEDCAKEKGINDPAGFSLADLLLGLGASSEMQQAVAGGEGRCPKCGFTQADFKKAGRFGCSECYQAFSEGLESLLKSMHKGTRHVGKAPQALRGKTDPGERIKQLGKRLEEAVALENFEEAARLRDELKQLKAKQP